Proteins co-encoded in one Montipora capricornis isolate CH-2021 chromosome 12, ASM3666992v2, whole genome shotgun sequence genomic window:
- the LOC138026499 gene encoding putative nuclease HARBI1, with product MAGLLFCDVGPRRRERKFRAGTQSDIDDYSDEELRVRYRFRRESILFITNLVAGDISRNTRRNHALPPLLQVLIALRFYASGSFLQVIGDTFGVDKFTVSRAITDVSRALIAKQHLFIKWPLTNDECTTIKNEFYLRGGFPCVIGCVDGTHVRLQAPSKHENNYVNRKGFHSINVQGVCNHEGE from the coding sequence atggCGGGCTTGTTGTTTTGTGATGTCGGCCCGAGGCGGAGAGAGAGGAAATTTAGGGCAGGAACTCAAAGCGATATCGATGACTACTCAGACGAAGAGCTTCGTGTTCGTTACCGCTTTCGACGAGAGTCGATTTTATTCATTACAAATCTTGTTGCTGGTGATATCAGTCGGAACACTCGACGGAATCATGCCTTACCGCCGCTCCTCCAAGTTTTAATAGCTCTCAGGTTTTACGCTAGCGGAAGTTTCCTGCAAGTAATTGGCGACACCTTCGGCGTAGATAAGTTCACGGTTTCCCGGGCAATTACCGATGTGTCTCGAGCCCTAATAGCGAAGCAGCACCTCTTCATCAAGTGGCCTTTAACAAACGACGAATGCACCacaataaaaaacgaattctaCCTTCGCGGAGGATTTCCTTGCGTGATTGGCTGCGTTGACGGAACTCACGTCCGACTACAAGCACCctcaaaacacgaaaataatTATGTCAACAGGAAGGGTTTTCACTCCATCAATGTACAAGGTGTCTGCAACCATGAAGGTGAGTAG